Below is a genomic region from Gillisia sp. Hel_I_86.
ACTTGATCTGCAATTTCATTTAGAGTGATGTGGTTATGAAAATTCTTATTTACATATTTAAATATGATATCAATTTTATTGCTGTCCTGTGCATCTGCTTCAAATGCAAATCCGTTGGCATTCAGTAAGCTATAATCATCTGTTAAAGCTAAATAATTTAATATTTCTAAAAATTTTATAACTCTATCTAGGCCAGCAGATTTTAATAAATTATTAATTTTTGGCCCCATTACTGCCTTGGTTTCCATTTTAAAACGGATGCCTTTTTTAGCCAGCTCAAACAATGAAACTAGATTTGCCATTTCTGGGATGTTTACAAAATCATCGCCTAAAAAGTTGGATTTAAACTGTACCGTGGTTTCTGTACCATTGGCGGTCAGCTTATCTGTAAAACCATTGTGAGGTAAATTAGAGCCGATTAATATAAGTTGACTATTATTGAAATAGGACAGGTGGTTGCCAATATGTGTTTTTCCTTGCCCTTTGTTTATGTAGATGAGTTCCAACTCCGGATGAAAATGCCAATAGGCATCATTCTTATCTACTTTATCTATATGTTGTTTCACTAATATATTACTGCCAAAGCTAGGGCTTAGTTTCTTTAAAGTGGGTTTCTTAGTGTTCATTAGTAAGTGTTTATTACTACAAATTTACAGTTTATGATAGTAACATTATATATTTAATTACCTCTATTATATGCTATATTAACTTTATAATAACTTAATGTTAGTTTAACGGATAAAATAACACATAAATTGGTCAAATATGATGTTTTGCAACCTGGGTATTGGTCCTACATTTGTATTTGAACCTTAATAATTTGCAAATCATGAAAACAATTAAAAATCTTAACAAAAGTATCTTAATGGTAGCCTTGATGACTGCCTCGTTAAGTTACGCAAGCAACACTTCGACTTTGATGGGAATGAAGGATATTAAAATAACCGCCTTAATACTAGAGCATGTGAAAGAAGGCGAATTAATATCCATCAAAGACAATTCAGGACTCATATTATATAAAGAAATCGTCCAGAATTCTGGAACGTATTCTAAAGAATTTGATTTAACTGCTCTTCCAGATGGGAATTATTTCTTTGAGATTGATGGCGATGTTAAAATCAAAACAATTCCATTTATAGTAAGAGCAAAAAATGTTGTGTTTGATAAAACTAAAGAAACTATATTTATAAAGCCTACCACAAGACTTAAAGGCAATTTAATTTTAGTTTCCAAATTGGCTTTAGATCTCGAACCATTAAAAATCGATGTTTATTATAAAGGGATTTCTGAAAGCTATGAGTTACTAAATTCAGAGACAATTGATAATACAAAAGTTATTGAAAGAATTTATAAATTATCCGATGCTTACAAAGGAAATTATAAAATTGTATATCATTCCTCTGGAAAAGAGTTTACAGAATTTATTGATTTTTAGTTTGAATTAATTTCATATCCAGTTTAAATGTTGAGTGAACTGTGGTGTCTTTCAAAAGAGTAACGTAGGCTACTAATTTTACCTCAGCAGGCTCGGTAACCGTTCTTAGCGTGCAATGGTAAAAGGGATCTTGACTGATAAATGCTACAGGGCGAGGTACGAAATAGAGTATAGATATGGTGGTTTAACTTGGAAGGGCTTACACCACTAATACTGAATGGTTATAGGGTTTAATCGGCCAGGGATTGGAGCAAGCTACCGGGTAGCGCGGAAAGCCCGGCACGATGGCTTAAGCCAACGGGGGACGCAGAAAAATAAAAAAGGAACAATCAAAATTTGAATTTCTTTATTGAAGAGAATGGTATTTCAAATTAGTTTTATAGCGACTAAAAGATAGTTATATGATTAGATTCAAATTGTTTTATAGGTTAACGCTTTTTAAAGTCAAGGTGTTTCTATGGGTTAGAACTGCTAAAATCTATATTTTAGGGTAATAAAAAGAGAGATTTATCTCCAAAAACGTAATTTTCAATATGTCATCGAACAAATTGATATGTTATCATTTAGTTCTCTTTCAAAAACTCTTCAGCCTTTTTAACCATTTCATTATTGCCACAAATAAATGGGATTCGTTCATGAAGTTCTATAGGTTTAACTTCCAAAATTCTACGAAAACCATCTGTTGCCTTTCCACCAGCCTGTTCAGCTAAGAAAGCCATAGGATTACATTCCTACAGCAAACGTAGTTTTCCTTTAGGTGCCGTTGTGCCCTGTGGATACAGATATATCCCACCCAAAAGCATGTTCCTATGAAAATCGGCTACTAGCGAACCTGTATATCTGGAGGTAAAAGGACGATTTTCTGCTTCATTTAATTCCTGAACCCACTTGATATATTTTTTGATCCCTTATGGAAAATGCACATAATTTCCCTCATTTACGGAGAAGTATTTCCCCTATTTGGAAATTTAATATCTGGATGGGAAACAAAAAAGGAGCCCATTCCCGAATCAAATATAAATCCATTTACGTCATTCCCAGTAGTATATACCAGAATAGTAGAGGTTCCATAAATAAGATATCCCGCAGCTACCTGCTTCGTGCCAGATTGCAATAAATCTTTTAATTTTGCTGGGCTTCCTTCAGGTGTTATCCTGCGGTAAATACTAAAAATTGTACCTACTGTAATGGTTACATCTATGTTACTAGATCCATCCAAACGATCCATTAAAACCACATATTTTGCTTTTTTATGAATTTCATCGTCAAAAACTAAAAAATCTTCAAGTTCTTCGGAAGCTATTCCACATATTTCCCCCCGATTACGCAGTGTACCAATAAAAATATCATTCGCCATGACTTCTAGCTTAGCCTGACTTTCACCCTGAATATTTTCCATCCCGGCCTTGCCTAAAATTTTAGAAAGTCCAGCCTTGTTAATTTGTTGATTTACCACCTTACCTGCCAATTTTATAGAACTGAGCAATGAACTGAGTTCCCCTTTGGCATACACAAAGTCCTTTTGATTTTCAATGAACTCATTTAAACTTTTTCTTTTTGAATTTTTTTAGTGCAATTCCCAGGAACGCGAGATAATTGAAGCCTTTCCAGCTTATTACTGTTGTATCGAAACTGTTGAGCAATGAACGGAAGCTATCCACCCATGCATTGGTACGTTCAATCGAAGATCTCTCATCGTAGAGTTTCTGGTCGAAGTAATCATCCCTGTCCGTATCGCCGTTGCCTTATTCTGACATATATTTGCGTTGATCTTCTTTTTGTCGCAGGTCCTGCGGAACTCCTTTGTGTCAAATCCCGCATCTGCATTGGGGAACAGCCCCTCTACAGGTATTTGCGCTTCCCCTAAGGTCGCTGTCACAATCTCGAACTGCACCTCAATGTCAAAGATATCCTTGTGGTTACCGGCCACGGGCCCGGACATGGCTAAAGGAAGACCTTGCCTATCGATCAAATAAAGGGCGTTGGTGGTCTTGCGTTTCTTCCTTCCCTGATATTCAACCTGTTCCCCACCTCTGATCGCTGGGGTATGGCTGCCGTCAAGGTCGACACTCGAAAGGTGGAGATGGGACTTGTAGCGTTCCAAAAACTTTGTCCAGCACTCATGCCAGAAACCACAGGGGCACCACTTGCGGTAATGATAATAGACTGATTTCCAGCTTAAATATTTCTGGCCGAACATGAAGGTTATGATTTTTATGGAAATGCCATCAATCCTAAGGGATAAAGAATTAGTGCTACGTATAGCCAAAGACGATATTAAGGCGTTTGAGGAGGTTTATGAGCACTATGCAAAAAAATGTTGCTCACAAAGAGTTGAATTTTGTAATAAATGCACTTAAATCCATGATAAAAAAGGGCAAGGAATAGGGGTTGGAGTATCGCTACAATCCGCAAACCAACGAATTTAAATCAATTTTTGAGTTTCCCGATACTACTCAAAATCCTTTTTTGGTTTTTAATGTGTAATTTCCATCTGCCTTTTATAAAGTATTAATCTGGATTAAGTCCCTAATCTCTTTTGTAAGCCTTATTTTTGATAAATGGATCATAAATTAAAAGTATTTAAAGAAGTTGCGCTTACAAAAAGTTTTACCAAAACGGCAGCGAATTTATTTATTTCCCAACCTGCGGTTTCAAAAACCATTAAAAACCTGGAACAAGCTTATGGAAAGGCATTTTTCGATAGAAAAGGCAACCATATTGAACTAACTACCAATGGGATGTTGTTCCTGGAGTATGCAGAACAGCTGTTGAGGTTATATGCTGAAATGGAAAACACCTTCAGTGCTTCATCTGAAGTTTTGCCAACTTCTGTAAGACTGGGGGCAAGTACCACCATAGGCCAGTATATCATCCCCAAAATAACTGCTGGTTTAAAAAAGGAATACCCTAATTTCAATTTACATCTTATTTGCGGGAATACCGGAAAGATCCAGGAGCTGGTGCTCTCTGGCCAAATGGATTTAGGAATTGTTGAAGGCGAAAACCATGATACCCGATTACAATATGAAAAATTCGTTAAAGACGAACTGGTTTTGGTTACCAATGCCAATAACAAGAATATCAAAGGCTCTATTTCAATAGAACAATTAAAGGATTTAGCCTTTGTGGAAAGGGAACCAGGTTCTGGCACTCTAGAAGTTATAAATAACGCCCTTGCTAAAAATGGAATCGAATCGCTGCATATCACTTCGGTATTGGGAAGCACGGAAAGTATTAAATCCTACCTTTCCCATACCAATCATTTTGCCTTTTTGTCAATTCACGCCATAAGTGCACAGTTAATGGAAAACCAGCTGCGCATCATTGAAGTTGATGGTTTAACTATAGAACGATGGTTCTATTTTATGTCCCGGCAAGGTTATCAATCTAAAGTCAATCAAAAACTACAGGACCTCTTTCTGGAACAGTATAACAAAAAGTAATAGGCTATCATCAATCGCTTCGCACGATATACATGAATTCTTTAGTTCTTTGTAGCAATTAAAGATTGTGATGAAAAGCTTATTTCGGTATTTCCTATTTGCCCTTTTAATTATAGTATGTTTGAGTGGCTATATAAGCAGTCCCATGGCATTGATCCTTGGTTTTCTTTATACCCTTATCTTCAACAAACCCTTTGAAAAACATTCAGCTAAAAGTATTCAGTACCTTTTAAAAATTTCAGTAGTTGGGCTAGGTTTTGGAATGTTTCTTATGGAAACTTTAAAAACAGGAAAAGAAGGTCTTACCTTAACAATACTTTCAATCTCCACCACATTGATTATAGGCTATTTTCTCGCCAAGATTTTAAAAATAGATAAAAAACTTGGTCACCTTATCTCTTCTGGAACAGCAATTTGTGGTGGAAGCGCAATTGCAGCGATTTCTCCGGTTATTAAAGCAAACCCAAAAATAATATCGCTTTCTTTAGGTGTAGTATTTCTATTGAATTCTATTGGGCTGTTTATCTTCCCAGCCATTGGCCACTATTTTAACATGACCCAGCATCAGTTTGGTTTATGGGCTGCCGTGGCCATTCATGACACCAGCTCTGTTGTAGGGGCAGCACTGGAATATGGTTCTGAAGCACTTAGAATTGCCACCATTGTGAAGTTGGCTCGAACTCTCTGGATTATTCCTGTTTCCCTAATATCTATGGTATTGTTCAAAAATAAAGAAGATAAAATAAAAATACCATGGTTTATTTTATTTTTTATAATTGCGATATTATTGAACACTTATTTGGATTTACCAACGATATTCACCCAAACAATTACGGGAATTTCTAAGAGATTGTTGATAGTAACCTTGTTTTTGGTAGGCACCACCCTCTCCATTCAAGACATGAAACAAACCGGAATTAAACCATTCCTTTTAGCAATCATACTTTGGATAGTAATCTCTGTGGGCTCTTTGCTTTTTATTCTGAATTAAGTTGGAATTTGCCAAAAATGTAGCTTCTCTAATTTTTAACAATGAAGGAAAGCTGCCGAAGTTCCGTCTTTAGTTTAAAATTGAGATAAATGATTGCAGCAGTAACTTTATTTTTATTGGTAGCACTTTCGGCATTAATTACAAGAATAGCCACCATTGCCTTCACATATACTGGCCTATCTACCCAAAGTGCCAGATTTCAAGCCCAATCGGTATACACCGGTGCGGGTTTTACCACATCGGAATCAGAAAAAAAAATGAACCATTCGGTTCGAAGAAAGATAATATTCAATCTTATGCTGGTTGGAAATGCTGGAATAGTTACGGTAATGTCCTCATTGATACTAACTTTCGTTCTACCAGATACATTATCATCCAAATTATATGGGTTGGGGATTGTGGTTATTGGTATGGGCTTTGTTTGGTGGGCAATAAAAAGTAAATGGGTAGATCGGGGCCTCTCAAAAATTATGGACAGAATGCTAAAAAAATATACACATGTGGAAATACAAGATTATGCCGCTGTTCTTCACTTAAAAGATGATTATAAAATAAGTCAATTTAAATCATAACATTTAAATAAGCAGTAAGAAAAGGATTATCAGAATTGGAATATTATATTGAAAACCTAAAAAGGACACCCTGCATTTGTAAAAATAGGTGATCAAAAGAATAAAATGGAATAAATCAAAAACTTATGAGCATCACAGAAGACGCTTTAAAAGAACGCATCAAAGAGCTTACCTGTCTCTATGAAGTATCCTCCATAATTGTAAATGCTGATGTTGAACAGATGCAAGAAACCCTGAAAGCTATTGCAGTCAATATTAAAAACGGGTTTCAGTATCCCAAACAAACAGAAATTGCAATTAAAACATCCATTAGTTCCATAGAAA
It encodes:
- a CDS encoding AraC family transcriptional regulator; the encoded protein is MNTKKPTLKKLSPSFGSNILVKQHIDKVDKNDAYWHFHPELELIYINKGQGKTHIGNHLSYFNNSQLILIGSNLPHNGFTDKLTANGTETTVQFKSNFLGDDFVNIPEMANLVSLFELAKKGIRFKMETKAVMGPKINNLLKSAGLDRVIKFLEILNYLALTDDYSLLNANGFAFEADAQDSNKIDIIFKYVNKNFHNHITLNEIADQVSMTAPAFCRYFKKVTGKTFTQLVNEYRVVHATKLLNETQMSIADVCVECGFNNFSHFNKQFNEITGKSASKYRKEIKLIIQ
- a CDS encoding LysR substrate-binding domain-containing protein; its protein translation is MDHKLKVFKEVALTKSFTKTAANLFISQPAVSKTIKNLEQAYGKAFFDRKGNHIELTTNGMLFLEYAEQLLRLYAEMENTFSASSEVLPTSVRLGASTTIGQYIIPKITAGLKKEYPNFNLHLICGNTGKIQELVLSGQMDLGIVEGENHDTRLQYEKFVKDELVLVTNANNKNIKGSISIEQLKDLAFVEREPGSGTLEVINNALAKNGIESLHITSVLGSTESIKSYLSHTNHFAFLSIHAISAQLMENQLRIIEVDGLTIERWFYFMSRQGYQSKVNQKLQDLFLEQYNKK
- a CDS encoding YeiH family protein; its protein translation is MKSLFRYFLFALLIIVCLSGYISSPMALILGFLYTLIFNKPFEKHSAKSIQYLLKISVVGLGFGMFLMETLKTGKEGLTLTILSISTTLIIGYFLAKILKIDKKLGHLISSGTAICGGSAIAAISPVIKANPKIISLSLGVVFLLNSIGLFIFPAIGHYFNMTQHQFGLWAAVAIHDTSSVVGAALEYGSEALRIATIVKLARTLWIIPVSLISMVLFKNKEDKIKIPWFILFFIIAILLNTYLDLPTIFTQTITGISKRLLIVTLFLVGTTLSIQDMKQTGIKPFLLAIILWIVISVGSLLFILN